The genome window AGACCGAGTCGTTGTGACTGATCGGAGCGACGATCGCGGACCGGACGCCGTCCGCCCGGGCGGCAGCCCGAAGCGGTTCGGGTATCGAATCGCTCGTCGGAATGTTCGTCTCCGTTTGGATCCTGCCGGTCTCGACGGCCTGCTGGACCAGACACGCGTGGCCCTCCTCGAGTTCCGTCGCGCGGTCGAGGTACGCGTCCACGTCGCCGGCGCCGGTTCGGAAGGCGAGGGTCCCCTCGCCCGTCCGCTCGGTGATCCAGGCCCCGCAGTACAGCTCCGACTCGACGAGCTGGTCGCAGACCTCCCGTTCGATGGCCTCCCGGGAGGGTGCCTCGACCAGCGTATCGATCACCCGCCCGACGACCGCGCTGATCCTGTTGAGCGTCTCGAGTTCGTCCCGTCGCGATCGCAGCTCCCGCTCCCGCTGCATCCGCTCGGTAATGTCCCTGGCGAGCCAGACGACGGCGTTCCGGCCGTCGATCGGTTCGTCGATCGGGACGACCCGCCCCTCGTACCGTCGGCAGCCGTCGGTCGTTCTCGCCTCGTACTCGATCGACTGGACGTCGCCGGTCCGGAGCGTTCGATCGACACACGCCTGCAACTCCGCGGCCCTGTCGTCGGGAAACACTTCCGTGAGGTTCTTCCCAGGCAGTTCGTCGGCCGTCGTCGTGTAGAGATCGGCGGCGTCGGGCCGGATCTTCGCCTCGAGGTAGGTGCCGTCGGCGGCGATGACGAAGGCCTCGTCGGGCAACTCGTTCGCCAGGATGCGGTGGTACTCGCCGGTCGATTCCGTCGACGGCTGACTCTCGACCGGGGCTGCGGAGACGCCGACCGCCGGGCCTGCACCGTTCGCCGCCGTGGCGGACGTCGGTTCGCCGGCGGTCTCGCCGGCGTTGACTGCCCTGCCGAACGTACGGATCGCATCGACGATCCGCTGGACCGGGTCCCCGTCGCCGTCGAGGGGCGCGTACTCGTCGGCGCCGCCCCGAAGCGCCGCCGCCGCGAGCGTCTCACCGCCGGTCGGCGGGGCGACGATCGTCGGCGGGTTCGGCCACGCCTCGAACAGCCGTTCGAGGGCGGTCCGCACCCGTTTGGGACGCTCGAGTTCGAGGACGATCCCGGCGGGAACCGACGGCTCCGCGTCGGACTCGCTTTCCCCGTCGAAGACTGACTCAAGATTGTCCTCGAGGGCCGCTGGCGTGATCGATCGAACGCCGGCCGGAGATGCTTCGCAAAGCCGTCCCTGGAGCGACTCCGAGTGAGACGCCGAGATGTGTACGATCGGACCGGAACGGATCTCGGGGGACATTTGATGTTGGAACGCGGATTTCGTGACCGCCTGAAAGCGTCACTTCAGGAAAAGATTTGCGCGGAATAAAAGCGTACTGGTACTGGATATCCTGATCGGTTACGACGTCCGCACAGCAACCGCCGCGTTCGATGGCCGCCGCGATTGGTGTCTAGACGGAGTTGTTCTCCTCTCCGTCGCTCGACGATAGTTCGCTGCCGACGGGCCGCCTCGGACCGTTCACCCGTCCTCCCGTAATGAAGTACCGCTGGCATGAACACCGTCTACACATTCTAAACAGTGCACACATTCTAAACGGTGTAAACCCGGAACTACACGTTTAGAACGCGTCTGCTGCGTAGATCCGCTGTCTTCCCGACTCAGCAAAAACCCCCTCGACCCGATTAGAGTCGGCGCATGAACTTCGGCAGGATCCCGCGCTCGCTCGAGTCGGACGCGGCGGCCGGTTCGGCACCCGGGTGGTCGAACTCCGCCCCGTCTTCGGCGGACTCGGAATCGTCGAACACGTTGGCGCTCGTTCCCCCTTGGCCGGCCGTCTGCTGCCCGGTTGCGTTCTGTCCGGACGCCGACTGCCCGGCGGTGTTCGGTCCGGCGGGACTCGAGGCGGTTTCCGCGGCCGCTCCCGTTTCCGCTCCGCCGGCGGCTGCCTCGGGATCGGCGACGCCGCCACCAGCGGTTTCAGCACCGGGAGCGTTGTCGTCAGCCGGCGATCCCGCACCGATTTCGGTCTCGAGGATGGCGTCGAACTCCTCCTGGGTTCGCGGACCGAAGTAGAAGGGCTGATCGGGCCGGAGGTACTCGCGGAACTGGAAGTTGGCGTACCCCGCCCCGGCCAGCGCGAGGACGACCAGCGGTTCGACGCCGATCAGGGTGGGGCCGGCGGTCAGGATGACGAGAAAGACCGATAGCGGCGAGTAGACGTAGTAGGCGAGCAGTCGAAACCAGGTGGCGACGTAGCCGTCGATGACGTAGGCATACAGCCCGTAGGCGCCGACGGCCAGTCCCGCGTCGGCGTAGATGGAGACCAGCAGGCCGGCTTCGCCGGCGACGAAGATGTGGATGTGCGTCGCCAGCGCCCCCATCAGGATCGTCGTCCGGTTGACGTACGTCTCGTCTAACGCCATGCCGACGACGAGCACCGCGATCTGGATCAACGGCGCCGCTAACCACCAAGGGAGGGAACTGAGGAGGAACCCGAGGGACACGTCGATCACAGCTGTTCGTGTGGAGGGATCCGTCCCGCGTCCTTTAACGTTCGTCCCGTTTCGAGATTCGATACGAACGCCGAGTCTGTCGCCGATTCTTGTAACGGGACGTACAATTCTTCGAAACAATCATTAGCCCGCAGCGAACACCGTAACGGTATGGCCAAAGATACCGTCAGGTACCCAGACGAGGTCGTCGAGACGATCGACGAACTGGTCGACGACGGTATGTTCGAGAGCAAATCCGAGTTCTACCGCTTCTCCGCGGAGTACGTCCTCACGCTGCTCAACAACGATCACGAGGTGAAGACGTTCAACTTCGACGAGATCAAGACCGAACTCGACATCTCCGAGGAGGATCACGCGAAGGCGCTGGGTGCCGACGGTGGAACCTTCTTCCTCGACGCCGTGATCACCGTTCGTAAACACGGGCTTCGAGGCGACTACGAGGCCGCCGAGCGGTTCATCGACACCCACTACGAGTCGACCGATCAGGAGTGTATCATCCTCGAAGAACTGCTCGGAACCTACCGTTCGGAGCCGACGTAACCCGACGCGAAGCCGTCGTTGTGCCGACTCCGTCCTGTCGCCCGTAGCGATTCGCTCGATCGCCCGCGACTCGAACTCACGAATCGAACGGCGGACCGAGCGCCTCGAGATCGACGTGTTCGCCGACCAGTTCCGCGGCGCGGTCGTACGGTGTCGATCCGGCCGTCTCACCGTTGCGACGCGGGCGATCCACTCCCGCCTCCGACGCGACAGCCTCGAGAAACGCCGTTCGGACCGCCTCGTTGTCGAACAGGCCGTGGAGGTACGTCCCGAGCACCCGTCCGTGGGCCGCGCTCGAGTCGCCGAGCGGTCGGACGATTTCTTGGGCTTTCTCCTCGAGCACACGCGTCCGTCCGGCGTGGATCTCGTAGCCCGACGCGGTGCCGTCGGCGCCGGAAAGCAGCGGCGACGCTGACCCGTCGACGGGGACCGTCGTCTGCTCGACGCGCTTGGTCCCCTCGAACCGCGTCTCGACCGGCAACAGCCCGAGTCCCTCGACGACGGCGTCGTCGCCGGTCCCCTCGAGATCCGCGTTCGTAATCCGTTCCCCGAGTAGCTGGTAGCCGCCGCAGACGCCGACGATCGGCCCGTCGAACGCCGCGAGCGCGTCGGCGAAGCCGGCCTCGTGGAGCGCCAGCAGGTCGTCGACCGTGTTCTTGGTTCCCGGGAGGACGATCGCGTCGGCGTCGACGGCTGCGAGGGGATCAGTACTGGCTGTCGCCCGCTCTTCAGTCGCCAATTCCGCGTCGACCGGCACGAACGCGACCGAGACGCCCGGCGCCGCGGCCAGCGCCTCGAGGTCCGTCGCGTTCGAAATTCGGGGGAGACGGGGGACGGCGACCGTGAGTCGGCGTTCGTCGGGAACACCGTCGTCGTCGCCCAGCACGCCGCGCTCGCTTTTCGACGGGAGGCCGACGCTGTCCTCCTCGGGCAGGCCGGGATCGTCGTACGGGAGGACGCCCAGGATCGGCACGCCCGTCTTTGACTCGATCTCCTCGATACCGGGCTCGAGCAGCGACCGGTCGCCGCGGAACTTGGTGATGACCGCGCCGACGACCCGCTCGCGTAGCGAGTCCGGCAGGAGCTCGATGGTGCCGTAGAGGCTGGCGAAGGCCCCGCCGCGCTCGATGTCGACCAGCAGGAGGATGTCGGCGTCGGCGAACTGCGCAGTTTCGACGTTCGCGAGGTCCCGATCGTGGAGGTTGATCTCGCCGATGCTGCCGGCGCCCTCCGCCACGATCACGTCGTGGTCGGCCGCGAGTCGCCGGTAGGACTCCTCGGCGGCCTCGCGGGCCTCGTCCCAGAACTCCTCGTAGTACCGGCCGGCCGGGACGTGTTCGTGGGCCCGTCCCTGCAGGACCAGTTGGCTCTCCCCGTCGCCGCGGGGTTTGAGCAGGACGGGATTACAGTCGGTCGTGGGCGTGACTCGAGCCGCTCGAGCCTGGACGAACTGGGAGACGCCGATCTCGCCCCACTTGTCGACGTCTGGTTCGTCGCTCTCGTCGGTGTCGCTTCGGTCGTCGCCGGCCGCTGCTTCGGGTCGAACGACCACTCGAGCGTTGTTGCTCATGTTCTGTCCCTTGAACGGGGCGACCGAAACGCCCCGATCGGCGAGCAGTCGACAGAGTCCGGCGGCGACCGTCGACTTGCCGACGTGGCTCGCGGTCCCGGCGACGAGCAGCGTTCTGGTCATTCGCGTTGATCCCTACTCACGCTCGATGGCCTATCGTCCTATCGATTCGACGTATCCCGGTTCCGCGACCGACCGCGTGACGCTCGATCCCACAGGCAGATTCTTTCGGTAGCCGAGTGAGGAGTGCGGAAGTCATATCCTCGGATGTCCCGAGAGCTCTCGGTTTTGATTGGGGACGGAGACACACCACCCATTCATTCGTTATCACTCGAAAACCGGCATAATCATCGAACCCCACCCACCACCAATTCAAACGTAATACGGAAGAGCAGAGTGACTATCTGCCATTTTGCCCTCTTTTCTCCTCGATGGATAGCCTAGTCGAATAACATACCACCAATTCAAACGTTCTCAAAGAACTAGCACTACGGATTCTATTTTCCCCAGACTACATAAATATTTTCTATACTATATGCTATATTATTTGAGGGGCTGCTCTATCGCACTCTAACGATTGAATGGGTGGTGTGTCTCTGTCCTCAATCGACAGTAACGAATGAACCGTTTGCAACGTTCGAACCAATTGTTTTATTGGGCAGTAAAATAGCTAACATATAATGACGCTCTTCGAGCGGTCCGAAGCTATTTTC of Haloterrigena salifodinae contains these proteins:
- a CDS encoding bacterio-opsin activator domain-containing protein; its protein translation is MSPEIRSGPIVHISASHSESLQGRLCEASPAGVRSITPAALEDNLESVFDGESESDAEPSVPAGIVLELERPKRVRTALERLFEAWPNPPTIVAPPTGGETLAAAALRGGADEYAPLDGDGDPVQRIVDAIRTFGRAVNAGETAGEPTSATAANGAGPAVGVSAAPVESQPSTESTGEYHRILANELPDEAFVIAADGTYLEAKIRPDAADLYTTTADELPGKNLTEVFPDDRAAELQACVDRTLRTGDVQSIEYEARTTDGCRRYEGRVVPIDEPIDGRNAVVWLARDITERMQRERELRSRRDELETLNRISAVVGRVIDTLVEAPSREAIEREVCDQLVESELYCGAWITERTGEGTLAFRTGAGDVDAYLDRATELEEGHACLVQQAVETGRIQTETNIPTSDSIPEPLRAAARADGVRSAIVAPISHNDSVYGVLTVLAGREDAFGESERSGFGLLGETIGFTIMAVKNRQLLFSDTVVELEFRIDGGDTFSFDLTERYDCTVSLEWAGTTTDGRTVQYVTIDGLDGETVLEEAEAHPSIENCRLIHDGGENCSIEIRLTKSGVQTLANHGATFREVTVEDGVGTCLIEVSQDANVREIAKALTVIYENTELAARREIDRPVRTAAQRRDRIFDQLTDRQLTTLRLAYYSGFFEWPRESTGEEIAEAMDVSPPTMHQHLRKGMKAVLEEFFEASGGPQPS
- a CDS encoding CopG family transcriptional regulator, with product MAKDTVRYPDEVVETIDELVDDGMFESKSEFYRFSAEYVLTLLNNDHEVKTFNFDEIKTELDISEEDHAKALGADGGTFFLDAVITVRKHGLRGDYEAAERFIDTHYESTDQECIILEELLGTYRSEPT
- a CDS encoding cobyric acid synthase; protein product: MTRTLLVAGTASHVGKSTVAAGLCRLLADRGVSVAPFKGQNMSNNARVVVRPEAAAGDDRSDTDESDEPDVDKWGEIGVSQFVQARAARVTPTTDCNPVLLKPRGDGESQLVLQGRAHEHVPAGRYYEEFWDEAREAAEESYRRLAADHDVIVAEGAGSIGEINLHDRDLANVETAQFADADILLLVDIERGGAFASLYGTIELLPDSLRERVVGAVITKFRGDRSLLEPGIEEIESKTGVPILGVLPYDDPGLPEEDSVGLPSKSERGVLGDDDGVPDERRLTVAVPRLPRISNATDLEALAAAPGVSVAFVPVDAELATEERATASTDPLAAVDADAIVLPGTKNTVDDLLALHEAGFADALAAFDGPIVGVCGGYQLLGERITNADLEGTGDDAVVEGLGLLPVETRFEGTKRVEQTTVPVDGSASPLLSGADGTASGYEIHAGRTRVLEEKAQEIVRPLGDSSAAHGRVLGTYLHGLFDNEAVRTAFLEAVASEAGVDRPRRNGETAGSTPYDRAAELVGEHVDLEALGPPFDS